GGGGCGCGAGGGGCACGGCCTCGTCGCGGCGCGGCGTCCAGACGAGCTTCCAATACGCGCTGTCCTTGGGGTTGTACCCCAGCGTTGCTCCTGCGCGTCGTAGAAGAGGGCGAGGACGCCCTCGCGGGGCAGGTGGGGCAGGGCCTCGCCCCGGCACGCGGCGAGCTCGGCGAAATCGAGCTGGCCCACGAAGACGAGCAGGCCGCGGGGAGAGCGGGGCCACTCCGTGCCCGGTGGGACGAGCGGGTGTCCTCCATAGCGGCAGCCGGGCATGTCCGGATCCTCCGCGTCCCGGGCGGAGAAGAGGAGGCAGGGCGCGGCGGCGGACTCGAGGCGCTCGTGCCAGGCCTGGAGCGAGGAGGGAAGGGGAGGGAGCTCGAGCATGGGCGCGGGAGGCTACCCGACTCCGGGCGGCCGCTGGCGCTTCCGTGGTAGGGAAGCGGGCCATGCTCACGCGGACGCTCGAGCTCGACGGACCCGTTCACTCCATGGAGATTCCGGACGAGGTCCTCGCCACTGTGGAAACGTGGATGGATGGACCGGGCCGGGCGGCCCTGGGCAAGGGAGAGCGGGTGGCGCGGGCTTCCTGAGGTTAGACTCGGGGCATGAGCGCGCCGAACATCCGCCGGGCCATCCAGCTGCTTCCCACGTGTGCCACCACGGGCGTCGGGAGCCTTCCGCACACGCAGCTCGAGCTGGGCCTGCAGGCCGCGCTCGCGCTGGACATTCCCTTCCTGCCGCAGCTGCCGGTGGGGAGGCCCGCGGAGTTCATGATTCCGCAGGCGCTCGAGGGGTTGCCGGGCCTGCGGTGGGACGACGAGGGCATGTGCACGGTGGACCTGGGGGCGTGGGAGGCGGGGCGCGCGGATTTCCTGGAGCGGCTGGAAGCGGCGCTGTCCTCGGGAAGGCTGGAGGGCTTCGAGCCCTCGCTGGACAATTGCCGGGCCTGGAGGCCCTTCCTCTGGGAGGTGGAGAACCGGAAGCTGGCCTTCGCGAAGGCGCAGCTGGCGGGGCCCTTCACGGTGCGCTCGGTGGCGCGCACGAGCGAGGGGCACGCGACGTTGGACGTGCCGGGACTGGACGAGGCCATCTTCCGGCTGGTGCTGGCGCGCTCGCTGGGGATGGTGAAGGCGCTGCGGCGGGCGGGGACGACGCCGCTCTTCTTCCTGGACGAGCCGGGCCTGTACGCCTTCGAGCGCTCCAACCCGAGGCACCTGCTGGCGATGCAGGAGCTGCGGCTGCTGGTGGTGGCGTTGCAGCGCGAGGGAGCGCTGGTGGGCGTGCACTGCTGCGGCAACACGGACTGGGCGAGCCTGCTGGACGCGGGGCTGGACGTGCTGTCGCTGGACGTGCGGCTGTCGCTGGACGCGGTGCTGGAGGAGTCGGGAGCGTTCTCGCGCTTCCTGGACTCGGGGGCGACGCTGAGCCTGGGCATCATCCCCACGGACTTGGCGTCCACCTACGCGGTGGAGGAGCTGGTGGACGCGGTGGAGGTGTCCCTGAAGGCGGCGCTGCCACCGGGCCACGGTTTCGAGCGGGTGGGCTCGCAGGTGCTGCTGACGCCGGCCTGCGGCCTGGCGATGCGCACGGTGGTGGACGCGGAGCGCGTCCTCGAGCAGCTCAAGGTGGCGCAGCGCCGGCTCCAGGAGGCGCTGCTGGCCGAGCCGGTGGCGGCGGGCCGGCCCCCCTACGCGAGCTGAGCGCCAGGCGCACTCGGAGCGGCGGGCGGGCCGCGGACGATGTGCAGCTTCCCGTTCTCGAAGCGGGCCACGTCGCCGGGGTTCCAGTCCAGCACCTCGGTCGTGGCGCCCCGTGAGGCCAGCCCCGTGCGTACGCCCTCCTCCAGGTTGGCGTCCGCGTCCACGCCGATGCCCTGGAACATGTGCGCGTAGGGCAGCACGTAGCGGGCTTGGGCCGCGAGGCTCGCGCGCGCCACTCCGTCCACGCCCAGCGTCATGGAGCGCACGTTCCCGGCCCGGTGCTGCGCGAAGGTGGCGCGCAGCTGCTCGAAGGGCAGGGTGAGGGCGTACTGCGGCAGCCCGATGTTGATGGACTCCGGGAAGGAGCGGAAGTTGCTCAGCACCACGTCGGCGGGCCCTCGCTGCTCCGTGTTCTGGCGCACCGCCTCGACCATGTCGCCCAGGGGATCCGAGCCGCTGTCCACGAGCACCACCGCGCTGAACTCCGGGGTGGTGAAGCGGTAGCAATTGCCCCAGGAGCGCAGCCCGTCCGCGGGCCCGGGCGAGCCGGCCGTCGGCTGCTCTCCATAGAAGGGCAGGATGTCGATGTCGATGTCTCCCACGCGCAGCGTGCTCCCCCAGGCCGGGGCAATGGCCTTGAGCCCCACCTGGCCCAGCGAGGCCGAGAAGTCCTCCGGCGTGAGCAGGTTGGGCCGCGGCACCTGGGGCACGATGACGGGGAGGTCCGCACGGCTGGCGTAGCGCAGGATGGACGGCAGGTACCAGTGGTCCTCGTGCTGGTGGGTGATGAGGATGGCGTCCAGCTCGAGCGGCCCGGACTCCCGGGGGTAGCGCGAGAAGTGGGTCGCCTCTCCCAGGCTGAGCACCTGGGGATCCAGCAACAGCGTGGTCGTCTTCGAGCGGATGACGAGGCTGGCGTGCTCACGGCGGTAGATGCCGGGCGCATCCACCACCGGCCATGCGCCGTAGGACGCCTCGTCCCCGGCGGGCTCGAGGCACGCGCCGAACACCTGCGCGAAGCGGCTCGTCAGGTGGGAGGCCGCGGCGCCTCGCAGATCCTCCGCGTCCCGGCTGTAGCCGGCGGCGCGGATCAACTGGGCCACCCAGCTCACGGACTCCGTTGGCAGACGCAACCCGGCGCGCAGCAGCTCCTGTCCCCGCTTCGCCTGCGCGTACAGCGTCCAGTCCCGCACCGGCGTGCCGAAGGCGCCGAAGAGCAGGGTGTCGGAGGCCACCACTCCGCCCTTCTGGATCTCCTCGGGGTGGAAGAGCTCCGGGGAGAGCTTCTTCGCCGCCACCAGACGCTCGAACCGGCGCTGGCACTCGTCCGGCTCGAACTGGGCGTCCAACCATTGCTGGAGCAGCAAGCCGAAGGCGACGTTGGGCAGCGTGGGCTTGAGGATGAGGGCACTGCTTCCAGAGAACAGCATGGGGGTCTCCTGCGGATGGGTCTGGTGTGCAGCGGGCTTCAGGCGGCGGAGGTGCTCGGGGTCTTGTCAGCCGGCTGCTGGCCCTGGAGTTGGGCGTGGATGAGCTGGGCGTAGAGGCCGCCGCGGGCCACGAGCTCGTGGTGCTTGCCCTGCTCGGCGAGCCGGCCCTTGTCCATCACGAGGATGAGGTCCGCGTTCATCACCGTGCTCAGCCGGTGGGCGATGACGATCCGGGTGCAGCGCAGGGAGGAGATCGACTCGAGCACCCGGGCCTCCGTCACGGCGTCCAGCGCGCTCGTCGCCTCGTCCAGCAGCAGCATGGCGGGATTGCGCACCAGCGCCCGGGCCATTCCCAGCCGCTGCCGCTGCCCGCCCGACAGCTGCTGTCCCTGGTTGGCCAGCGGCGTGTTGTAGCCGAGCGGCAGGGCGACGATGTCGTCGTGGAGCTGCGCCAGCCTCGCCGCCTGCTCCACGGCCTTCATCGGAAGGTCTGGCTCGTCGAGGGTGATGTTGTCGCGCACGGTGCTGCCGAAGAAGGCGGGGTTCTGCAGCACCACCCCCATCTGACGGCGCACCGCATGCAGGTCCAGGTCCACCAGGTTCGCTCCGTCGTAGCGCACGCAGCCGGAGGTGGGCAGGTACAGGCCGAGCAGGAGGTTGGCCAACGTGCTCTTTCCCGCGCCGGACCTGCCCACGATGGCCACCATGCTGCCGGGCTCGATGCGCACGGAGACGTCCTGCACCACCAGGGGCGTGTCGGGGGAGTAGCGGAAGCTCACCTGCTCCAGCTCGCAGGCCCCGGTGAGGGTGGGGGCATGGCCCGACCTGTCCTTGGGCCGCTCGGGGGGCGTTTCCAGCACGTCCCGGAGCCGCTCCAGGTAGCTGCCCATCTGTTGCAGCTGGCCCGCGGTGGCGACGAGGTTGGAGAGCGGCCCGAGCACCGAGGCGGCCAGGGCGTTGATGGCCAGCATCTGTCCGGTGCTCAGCTCCTGGTTCACCACCTGCCACGTGCCCAGCATCAGCAGCAACAGGGGAGAGCCCAGCCGCAGCGTGCTCGTCGCGCTCTCCACCCACACGCCCAGGATCCCTCGCGCCAGCGACACGTTGAGCAGGTCCACGAAGAGGTTGGAGTACGTCTGGACCGAGCGCTCCTCCATCCCGAAGGCCTTGAGCGTCTGGATGCCCGAGAGCATCTCCATCTGGTACGTCGCGTTCTTGGCCTCCAGCTCCAGGCTCTGGGACAGCAGTTGCTGCTGCCGGTGGCGCGAGAGCAGGAAGACGAGCACCTGCATCCCTCCGAGCGCCACCACCAGCAGTCCCATCGCGGGGCTGGTGGCGAAGAGGATGCTCAGGTAGAGCACCACCATGCCCCCGTCCAGCAGGGTGGAGAGGGTGCTCGAGGAGAGCAGATCCCTCATGCTGGTGTTCATGGACAGCCGCATCATCAGGTCGCCCGTGGGCCGCGACTGGAAGAAGGGGAAGGAGAGGCTGACCAGGTGCTCCAGGAAGCCGAGCGTCAGCTCGGAGTCCACGCGGATGCGCAGCGCGGTGATCAGGTAGCCGCGGATGAGCGACGCCAGGAACTGGAACACCACGATGGACATCATCCCCACGCCCGCCACCAGCAGCAGGTGCGTGTCCCCGCGCGGAATCACCTGGTCCACCAGCAGGCCCGTCAGCAGCGGCAGCGTCAGCGCGAAGAGCTGCACCAGCAGCGACAGCACGAGGATGCGGCGCAGCGCCACCGACTGTTTGAGCAGGGGGGCGACGTAGCGGCGCCAGTCCGTCCTGCGCGGCTGGCTCTTGACGAAGTCCTCCCCCGGCTCCAGCAGCAGCGCCACCCCGGTGAAGGACTGACGGAACTTCTCCATCGTCACCCGGCGCCGGCCCTGCGCGGGATCCACGATGTCCACGTAGTCCGAGCCCAGCCCCTCGAAGACGACGTAGTGGTTGAAGCGCCAGTGGAGGATGGTTCCGGTCTCCACGAAGGGCAGCCGGTCCACGTCGATGGAGACGCCCCGGGCGCGCAGGCCGAAGCGCCGGGCCGCCGCCACCAGCGAGAAGGCCGTCGTGCCGTCGCGGGACACCCCCGTCACCTTGCGCACCTCCTCGAGCGTGACGTGCCGGCCGTGGTAGCCCAGCACCATCCCCAGGCAGGCGGCGCCGCAGTCCATGACCGTGAGCTGGCGGATCTCCTGCAGCCGCCTCGGGCGCAGCCGCCCCCACAGCCGGCGCAGCGCTGGAAAACGCTCGAGCAACGGGCGCTGCTTCTCAGCGGTCATGAGCGAACAGTCCCTTCAAGGCGGGTACCAGGGTCAGCAGGATGCTCTCGGTGCGCACCCGGGCCTCGGCTCGGGCGGGCATTCCGTCGAAGTAGTGGTGGGGCTGGCCCTCGCGCTCGAAGCTCCGCGCGGGCAGCCGGGCGCGCACCAGGACGAAGGCGCCCTTGAACTCGAAGGCATCGGCCAGTCCCGGCCCCAGCGCGCGGCGCACCTCGTTGGGACCGATGATCTGATCTCCCACGTGCTCCACCGTCGCCTCGCGGTACTCGTAGCGGGAGCCGTCCAGCTCCACGCGCACCAGGGTGCCCGGCTTCAGGTAGGGGCGGTATTGGCCGGGCAGGAAGGCCAGCAGCACCGGCGAGGCATTGGCCGGGACGAGGGACAGCACGCTCACGCCGGCGGTGAGGTACTGGCCCGGCTGCACGCGCACGTCCGTGACGATGCCCTCGCTGGGGGCTCGCAGCGTCCGCGCCGCCACCCGGGCCTCGGCCAGCTCCTGCTCGGCGCGCAGCGAGGTGAGTGCCTGGCGGGCCGCGGCATCCGAGGGCTCCCTCAGGTAGCGCACCAGCTGCATCTCGAACTCATGGCGCAGCCGCTCCACCGTGGCGGCTTCCTCGAGGGAGACGAACGTGACCAGCTCCTGGCCCGCCCGCACCCGCTGGCCCATCTTCACTTCCACGGTGGAGACGAGCCCGGCGCCGTGGCTCGTCAGCTCCACCTTCCCCTCCAGCTGCACCACGGCCGGGCCGGAGGCGTACTCGTTGAGGTTGCCCACCACGCAGTAGAAGAACCCGGTGCACAACACGCCCAGCAACAGCCAGTACAGCCAGTTCGTCCACGCGGGCGAGATGTGGAGGATGTCTCCCTCCTCCCGCACGTTGCTGGCGTAGTGCTCGAGCGCTTCCTGGCGGTAGATGGAATTCTTGCCTTGCACGCTGGTGCTCCCGCCCTAGGGGCTCACAGAGGAGGTCACCCGGGCTCCGGGCACCACCCACACCCGGACGACGGTGCCCAGGGGCAGCCGCTGCCCGGGCCGCGCCGTCACGTTGGCGATGGCCAACACCATCCGCGAGGCGCTATCCACCTCGGGCGCCACGCTCTCCACGACACCCTCGAGCCGCTCGGCGACCCCCTGGACCTCGAGCTGCACGGGGGTGCCCTCCGCGACCCCCGGGGCGTGCGCTTCGGGGATGGCGAAGCGCACCTGCTGGGCACTGTCCGCCAGCAGGTGGAGCAGGGGGCGGCCGGTGCTCACCAGCGCGCCGGGGTCCAGGTAGCGCATGGACACGGTGCCGTCGACAGGGGCTCGCAAGGTGGCCTCGGACAGGCGCAGCCGCAGCTGCTCCACCCGGGACTGGTGGCTCTGCACCTGGGCCTTGGCGGCGGCGGCCTTCGCGGCGGCTGTCTTCTGCGCGAAGCGCAGCCGGGCCTGCTCCTCCTCGGACATGGCACCCAGGGCGGCCAGCTTCTCGTTGCCTCCGCGCTGCAGCGATTCCTCGGCCGACAGGAGCGCCAGCTTCGCCACCTCCTCCTCGGCGTGCATGGCCTCCAGGTCCGCCTGGGCGATGGCCAGCTCGTGCTGGAGGGGCTGCACGTCGAGCCGGGCCAGCACGTCTCCCTTGCGCACCCGGCCACCCACCCGCACCGCCACGTGCTCCAGCCTCCCGTCGAACTTCGCCGAGATGTCCACGCTGCCGCCGGCGACGATGACCCCGATGAAGCCGGGGCCCTCACCGGAGGGGGCCGGGCGGGCTTCCGCCAGAGGCAGCTCGGCGGGGACCGCGAGCGGCGGTGGGCTGGCCGGGGCACGGTGCACGAGCAACAGCCCCATGCCCGCCAGCAGCACGACTCCGGTTCCTACGATGACGAGTCGCTGAGACATCGCGCGTAGATTATCGGATCGTTCCGACTGGAGCAGCCGGGGGTTCGAGCATCAGCACGCTCGGAACCCGCCCGGGCGCCGCGAAGCGCAGCAGGCCCCAGCCAATGCCCGCCAGGCCCGTCATCAATCCGGGGGTGTCCAGGCCGAGGGGGGTGGCGCAGCGCCAGGCGTGCTGCTCGGCCCGGGCGAGCAGGGAGCCCAGGGTGGCCTGGATGAAGGCGTCCGTTCCGTCGGGGGCTTCGCCGGCCGCCTGGGCGCTCACCAACACCTCCAGGTTGCCCATGTCTCCATGGCACAGCGAGTCATTGTGGCCGAAGCCGTGCTTCAACGTGCCGGCCACCGCCGCGCGGAGCTCCTCGCGGAGCTGGGGCGTATCGAGGTGGCGCAGCATGCGGGCCCGCGCCAGGCCGATGCCGGGAGCGCCATAGCACCACGCCTGGACGGACTGGGAGTGGGTGCGCGTGTCCTTCCAGTTGAGCTGCTCGGGGCTGAAGAGGGTGCGCTCGTAGGCGAGCGCCTCCTGGGCGGTCTCGGCGAAGCGCGGCTCGCCCGAGGCCGTGGCGAGCTCCAGCAGGGCCCACGCCATGCCCGAGGCCCCGTGGGAGAAGCCGCTGAGGGGCTGGGTGGACGGCACCGTCGTCATCCACCCGGCGCCCTGGGCCTGTGGCTGGCGCGTGGCCAGCAGCTGCTCGCCGCAGCTCACGGCCGCCGCCAGCGCGCGCGGGGAGCCCGTGGTGTGGTGCAGCGCGAGCAGCCCGCCAATGCAGCCGGCCGCACCGGCGATGATGTCCAGGTTGCGATCCTGCGCGATGAACGGCAGCAGCGGCTCGAGGTGCGACTCCGCCTCGGCCAGCAGCGCCGGCTCGTCGAGCAGCACGCCCAGGTGCGTCATCACGTAGAGGACACCGCCCCAGCCCTCGAAGCCGCCGAGCACCTTCATCCGGGTGCGAGAGCGCTCCGCGATCCGCCGCAGGCTGTCGCTGGCGTTGCGGGCCACGCGCGTGAAGCGCTCCTCGCCCGAGAGCCGGCCGAGCTGTGCCAGGAAGAGGGCCACGCCCGACATGCCGCCATAGAGGTCCAACGTCAGCGGGGAGAAGGACCAGCTCTGGAAGCTGTCCTGGCGCAGACCCATCCAGCCGAGCAGGCCCTCATCACTGGAAGCCAGGGTGAGGAGCCGGTCGCCCACGGCGCGAGCCGCCGCCATCAGCCGCGTGGGCTCCACCGGTACCGGCTCCCGCCGCGGGGGCGGGGCGGGCTCCGGCGGCAGCTCGGGCAGCGAGGACACCAGGGACGAGCGGACCCACCAGAGGTGCCGCTCCAGGTCCGCCTCGCCCATGTCCCGCAGCCGCTGCTCGCACACCGCCATGCCGGTGCTCCACAGCGCGCCGGGGAACGTCCCGCCCGGCCCGCCGTCCAGGTCCGTCGAGTCGGGCCGCGTGGAGAAGCGGGGGATGTCGCCGCGGTGCAGGGCCGCGCGCTCCTCGGTGATGACACTCGCCAGGAAGGGCCGGCGCCGCATGCCCATCCACAGATTGTCGAAGTACTTCTCCCGCTCCAGTCCGTCGCGCAGCAGGTCCGGGTGGTAGCTCTCCTGGAGGAGCTTGTAATAGATCTGCGTCGAGCGCAGCAGCACGCGGATCTCCACCGGGAGGAAGCGCCGCAGGGGCCCCTCGGGCGCGAGCAGCGCGTCACGCTCCCGCTGCAGCAGCCGGTACATCTGCTCGAATCCCGCGCACAAGCTCTCCAGGTAGCGGCCTGGCTGGACCGGCTCACCGCGCACGGTGGGCATGTTGCGCGCGCCGTTCATCAGGATGCGCTTGCGGTACTGCCGCATGGTGTCCTCGCCCGTGTCCTCCCAATGAGGCACTTCGTGCGGGGTGAGCTTGCCCGCGGGCGAGCCCATTCCACCCACGTCCACGCCCTCGTTCTGCTCGGTGGCCCAGGCGCGCAGGGGCAGCATGGAGATGCGGCTGACGGAGTAGTCGATGATGCGGACGAAGAACTGCTCCTCCCGGGTGGGGAAGTTCATCCGGTCGCTGATCTGCGGGTGGAACAGCGTCTCGAGGTCCACCACCACCGGGTGCTCGCCCTCGGCGATGAGGTTCTCGAAGTGCATGTCCATGCCTCCCACGTGGTGGAAGAGGCACAGCAGCGCGCCCATGCGCTGGTAGAACCGTTGGATGCCCTCCTCGGACTCGCATGGCCGGGCGTCCACGTACTCGCACCAGCCGTAGCCGTCGCGCGCCACCATCCGCAGCTGCCGGAAGGGGGGCAGCTCTCCCCGCTCGCCCAGCCAGGCCAGCAGCTCATGGAAGCGCTGGTCCACCCCGAACGAGCGGGGCTTGTAGACGAGCTTGCTGCCCGAGGAGAAGGTGAGCATGTGCACCGCGCGCCCGTTGTGGTGCTGGTCACCTGCCTGGCCGGAGAACTCCGTCAGGACGCCTGGGTCCGCGGGCAGCAGCGTCTCGCGCAGCGCCGGGCCATCCGCGGCCAGCCGGGTGGCCAGCTCCCTGCTGGTCTCCACCCACCGCTCGACGGCTTCCACGCACAGCCGCGCCAGCACGGGGTATTCCTCGAAGAGGCCGAGCGCGAACTTCGGCTCGCGCAGCAACGTGACGAAGCTGCGGAAGCGCTCCGGGCCCGTCTCTCCCTGGAGCTGGCCGCGCAGCCGGGCCACGTTCATCTCCAGCACCAGCGTGCGGTTGATCCGGTCCAGCAACCGCACCGGCAGCCCCGCGAAGAGCAGCGGCTCCAGCCGCTCCGGCTCGAACAGCAGCCCGGAGTGCGCGCGCGCCACTTCCTGGACGTGGGCCCGCACGCGAGCCCGGCCCTGCTCGATGAGCGGGCGTACCCACTCCAGGAATCCCACGGTGGCAACACCCTGGAGGTTCTTGGGGACGGGAAAGGGCTCGGAGGAGACCGGCTGGGAGAACGCTTCCTGGAGCGTCGTCAGCCAGGGGAGCCGGCCTCCCAGCCGCTGCTTCAGCTCCTCCAGGGGCTCGGTGAGCAGGGCGCCCAGCTGCGCCTCCGTCAGCCCTTCCGCCTCCAGCCGCCGCTCGAAGGCAATCACCGAGGTGAAGGGCTCCTTCGCGCGCCACGGCTCCAGCCGCCGTTGCACCTCCTCGGTGCTCGCGCCGCCCGCCGCTCTTCCTGGCCCCTGCTGCCTTTCTCGCAACCACACCGCACGGAACCACGCTGCCGATCCGAAGGAAGACTCAGTCACGATGTGTGTCTCCGCGGGGGAGAGGGCAAAAACACTCGCGCGCCGCAGCCTGGATTGGGCATGCGGCGCGCGGGAGATGCTACTTCATGTCTGCGAAAGGCTTAGCAGCAGGCCGTCGCCGTCGTGGAGTAGGTGCAGCAGGACGTCTTGGTGACCGACACGTCGATGTCGACCGCCTCCGCGTAACCACCGGCAACTCCCTCGAGGTCCGAATCGGTCAACTCGACCATGCCGGCCGGGTTCTGCGGCAGCTGGGCGCGCTCCTCGGTGGTCAGGCTCATGCGGTACTGCTCATCCTTCCACGCGCGAACCACATCGATGTTGCTCATGATCAGCTCCTCAAGGGGGGGTGGATACGGGTAAAACGGGTGCAGCTCGCAATCACCGGCTAACTGAATAAGTCCGAACCGGCTGAAAATCACTATAGACCTTCTAATCCCGTCGTCAAGCACCCCCCCTGGCTGTCGGCGCGGGTTTTCCGCGGGCGGAGGGGGAGCAGGTGCGCACGGGTAGGGATTGCCGTGACCGGGAGCATCAGGGCGTCTGGCGAATATGCTGGAGTTCGAATCCCCGGAGTGGAGCCCCGCACCCATGGAGAGCCCCTTGCGCATCGCACTGCCTTTCGAGCCTCGCCAGCACCTGGCGTCCGAGAATCCATCGGGCTTCCACATCGTCAACGCCGAGTTCCTCCATGCGCTGGCGCGCCACGGCCGCTCGGGTGAGTTGTTGCTGCTGGCGGCCAGGGCGAACGCGGCTCCTCCCGGGCTCGGAGGAGAGGGCGCGCTCAAGCAGACCCGGGTGCTCGACATCCTGGAGCTCGTGCGTCAGCCGCAGCCGCCGCCGGTCGATCTCCTGCATGATCTCTCATGCCAGGTGGATCGCGCCCTCACCGTGCGAGGCCACTGGAATGGGCCGGCCTTTCCCCTCACGTTCGTCAGCCACGGCCTGGTCCTCCAGCTCTCCCTTCGCGCGTTGGCGTACCCGCTCCTGCTCGGCGGCATCCAGCCGTTCGATTCGTTGATCTGCATCTCCCATGGCATCAAGCGCGGACTGGAGCGGTTGCTCGACTCGGCGGCCGAGTCCTTTGCACGGGTGGCGGGGGCGGACGCCCCGCGGTTGCGCTACCGGGGCCGCCTCGACGTCATCCATTGGGCGGTGGACTCCGAGCGCTTCGGCTCGGTGGCCCGGAGCGAGGCCCGCGCCGCCCTGGGCATTCCCCAGGACGCCTTCGTCCTGCTCTCCATCGGCCGCATCTCGCCGTTCAGCAAGGGGGACCTGCTGCCGTTGCTCGGGCTGTTCCGCGACCTGCGCGCGAGCAACCCCGAGCGCAAGCTCCGCCTCGTCATCGCCGGCTCGGTGGATGTGCAGTCCTACAACACCGTGCTCCAGGGCCATGCCAGGTCGCTGGGGGTGACCGAGCACGTGCAGTGGCTCGGCGGCGTCGAGCCCTCGCGGCGGCACCTCGTGCATGCGGCGGCGGATGTCTTCGTCAGCCTGAACGACGCGACGGGCGAGGGCTTCGGGCTCACACCGCTGGAGGCCCTGGCGAGTGGTGTGCCCCAGGTCGTATCGGACTGGGATGGCATGCGGGAGATGCTGGTCCATGGAGAGACGGGCTTCCTGGTGCCCACGGTCTGGGCCAATTGCGACGACGAGCTCATCCTGCATGGGCTGGTCGGCGGTCAGACACACCGCGACCTCTGGACGGCGCAGTCGATCGCCACGGACATGACCGCGATGCGGCGGTCGCTCCAGGCCCTCATCGACAGCCCGGAGTTGCGTGCGCGGATGGGGGAGGCCTCCCGGCTCCGGGCCGCCCGGCTGTTCTCGTGGAAGGAGATCATCCGGCAGTACGAGGAACTGTGGCAGGAGCTCGCTGGCCTGGCGCGGGCAGCCCCGCCCGCTCGTGCGCAGATGCTCCCAGAGGCCATCCACGGCGTCCTGGGCCACTACGCGGCGGAGCAGCTCGAGCCCTCCACGCCGCTGAAGCTCACGGAGGCGGGCTCGCGCCTGCTCACCCAGGGCGAGTTCGTTCCTCTCTACGGCCAGCCGCCCCCGGTGGAGCCGGAGCGCGTCGTGGCGCTGCTGGGAGCGCTGAGCGCCCGGAATGGAGGGCCGTGCACGCTCGCGACGCTCGAGCAGGACACGCTCGCCACCTGGGGCTCGGGCCACACCTGGTTCCTGCGCCATGTGCTGTGGCTGCTCAAGTTCGGGCTCCTCGAGGTGGAGCGTCCACTCCCTGGAGTGGGCTGAGCAGGCCGGAAGCCGCTGAAGGTCCGTCCGCTCGAATCACCATCCCAGCCTGGAGGCCCGCACCATGGAGAGTCC
The sequence above is drawn from the Archangium gephyra genome and encodes:
- a CDS encoding mersacidin/lichenicidin family type 2 lantibiotic codes for the protein MSNIDVVRAWKDEQYRMSLTTEERAQLPQNPAGMVELTDSDLEGVAGGYAEAVDIDVSVTKTSCCTYSTTATACC
- a CDS encoding glycosyltransferase family 4 protein — protein: MESPLRIALPFEPRQHLASENPSGFHIVNAEFLHALARHGRSGELLLLAARANAAPPGLGGEGALKQTRVLDILELVRQPQPPPVDLLHDLSCQVDRALTVRGHWNGPAFPLTFVSHGLVLQLSLRALAYPLLLGGIQPFDSLICISHGIKRGLERLLDSAAESFARVAGADAPRLRYRGRLDVIHWAVDSERFGSVARSEARAALGIPQDAFVLLSIGRISPFSKGDLLPLLGLFRDLRASNPERKLRLVIAGSVDVQSYNTVLQGHARSLGVTEHVQWLGGVEPSRRHLVHAAADVFVSLNDATGEGFGLTPLEALASGVPQVVSDWDGMREMLVHGETGFLVPTVWANCDDELILHGLVGGQTHRDLWTAQSIATDMTAMRRSLQALIDSPELRARMGEASRLRAARLFSWKEIIRQYEELWQELAGLARAAPPARAQMLPEAIHGVLGHYAAEQLEPSTPLKLTEAGSRLLTQGEFVPLYGQPPPVEPERVVALLGALSARNGGPCTLATLEQDTLATWGSGHTWFLRHVLWLLKFGLLEVERPLPGVG